The window CCCCGAGCCGGGTTGCGACGAGATTGATGATGGTCTGCTTCTCGTCGGCGACCTGCACGATGCGTGGCGTAAGGCCTGCCTGCTCGAACAGTCTTATCGTGAGGTCGTGGCTGTGCGGCCGCGAGCGACGATCCGGCACCAGCATAGCTTCGTCGGCGATCTGGGAGAGCGTGATCGACTTGCGCGCGGCCAGCGCGTGGCGCCGCGGGAACGCCACGATGGCGGTCTCCTGCAGCAAATCGCGGAATTCGAGCCGCTTGTCCCGCTGAGCCGGCGGACGCACGAAGGCGAGATCGAGCGCGCCGGTCAGGATCTTCGGCAGCAGCCGGACGGTCTTGTCCTCGAGAAGCTGCACCGCGATATCAGGATGCTTTGCGCGAAAATCGCGCAGCAACGCCGGCAAGAGTCCTGCCGCGGCACTGTCGATGGCGCCGACCCGGAGCTTTCGAGCAGCCCCCGCCCGCGCGCGATTGCGCAGATTGCTCTCGACCGCCTCGACGCGGGCAAGGATGGCACGGGCATCGCGCAGCAGCGTCGTGCCCTCTTCCGTCAACGACACCGCACGCGTCGTCCGCGCGAACAGCCGCGTGTCCAGATCTTGCTCCAGCAGCTTGATCTGGCGGCCCAGTGCGGAGGGCAGCATCTGCAGATGCTGCGCCGCGCGGCCGAAATGCAACTGCTCGGCCGCCGCCACGAAGCATCGCAACTGATGCAATTCCATCCAACAGTCCTCTGATCCTGTGACGGGATTATATCATTTTTTTGTATAAACCAGCGCCGATTGAGCCCCTGCCCCTCCTCGCCTAGGTTCGCTGGCGTCACGCAATCCCACCGACATCTGGACGGAGCACCTCATGCGTACCCATTCGATTGCAGCGATCCCCGCCGACGGCATCGGCCCCGAGGTCATCTCCGCCGGTGTCCACGTGCTTGAGGCGCTGGCCAAACGCAGCGGCGACCTCGCCTTCAACATCAAGACGTTCGACTGGGGCTCGGACTATTACAAGAAGCACGGCGTGATGATGCCGGCCGACGGCCTTGCGGAGTTGAAGAAGTTCGACGCGATCTATTTCGGCGCGGTCGGTGCGCCCGACGTGCCCGATCACATCACGCTGTGGGGGCTGCGGCTGCCGATCTGCCAGGGCTTTGACCAATACGCCAATGTGCGGCCGACCAAGATTTTGCCGGGCGTCGCCTCGCCGCTGCTCAATGTCGGCGTCGGCGACCTCGACTGGGTGATCGTGCGCGAGAATTCGGAGGGCGAGTATGCCGGCATGGGTGGCCGGGCCCACAGGGGCCTCCCGGAAGAGGTCGGCACCGAGGTCGCGGTGTTCACCCGCGTCGGTGTCACGCGGATCATGCGCTATGCCTTCGAACTCGCGCGGTCGCGCCCGCGCAAGTTCCTGACCGTGGTGACCAAGTCGAACGCGCAGCGCCATGGCATGGTGATGTGGGACGAGATCGCTGCCGAGGTCGCGGCCGAATTCCCTGATGTGACCTGGGACAAGATGCTGGTCGACGCCATGACGGTGCGCATGACGCTGCATCCAAAGAGCCTCGACACCATCGTCGCGACCAACTTGCACGCCGACATCCTATCCGACCTCGCGGGCGCGCTGGCGGGAAGCCTCGGCGTGGCGCCGACCGCCAATATCGATCCGCAGCGCCGCTTCCCCTCGATGTTCGAGCCGATCCACGGCTCGGCGTTCGACATCACCGGCAAGGGCATCGCCAATCCGGTTGCGACATTCTGGACCGGCGCGCAGATGCTGGAGCATCTGGGCGAGAAGGACGCGGCGGCTCGGCTGATGGCGGCGGTGGAGAAGGTATGCGCCGCCGGCGTGCTGACACCTGATGTCGGTGGCACGGCGACGACGAAGGACGTGACGGATGCCGTGATCGAAGCGATCCAGGGATCGAACGTGTAATCCGAACTACGTCTCTCCCTCCCCCGTTCTTGCGGGGAGAGGGTGGAGCGGGAGGCGCCGGGGATTCCAAAAAATTTTGGACCCCCTCTTGAAACCAGAACGGGCTTTTTTTATTTTTCCGCTGCCGCCGAGAGGTGGCGTTCCCGACGCCTCTAGGGTCGGGAAGCTGAGACGGGCACCGGTCGTGTCCGGTGTCGTTCGTATCCATTTTGCTCCTTGGAGGATCTGGCTATGCGCGCTTACGACTTCTCTCCCTTGTGGCGTTCGACCGTTGGCTTCGACCGCCTTTTCGACCTCGTCGAAACGGCACAGCGTGCCGGCGAGGACAACTATCCCCCCTACAACATCGAACGCATCGGCGAGGATCGCTACCAGATTTCGCTTGCGATTGCGGGCTTCTCACCCAACGAAGTCACGGTGACGGCCGAGCAGAACGCGGTGACCGTCGAGGGAAACAAGCCGGACCGAGCCGAACGCGAATATCTCTACCGGGGCATTTCCGCGCGGCCGTTCAAGCGGCAGTTTAACCTGGCCGATTATGTTCAGGTGCACAGCGCCTCGTTCGAGAACGGCCTGCTGAAGATCGAACTGGTCCGGGAAATCCCTGAAGCCATGAAGCCGCGGCGAATTGCCATCAATGCCGCGCCGTCCGGCAACGTGCATCAACTCGAAGGCAAAGCCGCCTGAATTCGGTCTGTCGGAGACCCGCGTGATCCCGCCCGATCGTCGGGCGGGATCACCATGGCCTTCGACCGCGTACCCGAATGCAAGTCAGAGGTTTAGAGAAAGGAGGAGGACCTCTCATGCTCGATCATGTCGACAACATCATCGATCTGAATGCGATATTGCACCCTGGCTCCGTCTATGATTATCCCCGCGACGTCATAGCCGACCCAACGCTGTCGATCGGCGAGAAGCGCGCGATCCTTGCGTCCTGGGCTTCGGATGCAGCCAGTATCGCCTCGAGTCCGGCATTGCGGGAGCTTCCCGGCTCGGGCAAAGCCGTCACCATCGACGAAATTCTGGAAGCGCTCGCGAGCCTCGATCACCATCCGAAGGGCCCTCCGGGTGGCAAGCCGGTTCGCACGCGATCCGTCGAACGAACCGGCCTCGCAGCCTAGGCAACGACAGGTCAACGGGGATTGCGATGAGGGTTGATGAAGACCTGGCCTTGTTGCGCGGCCACCGCAGCAACATCAGCCGATATCAGCGGTTGCTCAAGACCGAACTGACCGAGTTCGAACGGCGGTTCATCGAGCGACGTTTGTCTGAGGAGCGCTCGGCGATCGAGAAGCTCGCCGTCTCTGCCTTTCCGCTCACCTTTCAGGCTCCGAACCGGGCGATGGGGAACGCAGCCACGCGCCTGACGGCGAGCAGCCACGGGTAATCGACATGCCCGAACAGCTCCCGACATTCGAGGTGTTCCTGAAGAAATGCGGTCGAAGGACATGGCGGTGGCGTGTCTGCACGACGGAAGGACGCCTGGTCATGCACGGCTGCGAAAACGGCCGACCGGCCGCCAAATATGCGGCTGAAAGGGCGTTGTTTCTGATGCTTCTCGCCGCGCCTTATCGCCCGGCGCGCCGGGCTTCCGCCACGGCTCGCTCCTCCTTGGCGACACCCGCCTCAAGATGGCTGCCGCGACACAAGATGCGTGAATGACAGGCGCCGCGGGGATGGTGCCTGGCATCAGCCAAGCCCCATCTCCGCCATCTCCGTTGCTGACCGCTTACCGCCGTGCGGGCGATGGGGTCGCCATGGCGGCTGTCGGCTCCGGCGGCATCAGGTGGCGCGGGACGACGATGGACTGGCCGGGGGTGAGCGTGGCGTTCTCCGGCAGCGAGTTGCTCTGCGCCAGCGACCACAACGGCACGCGATTGGCTACCGCGATGCTCTCCATGGTGTCGCCCCGGCGCACCGGTAGCCGCACGCCACTATCCCACAATTCGACAAGCGTATTCGCCGGCACGAGGTAGCGCAGCGGCACGGCATCGACCTGCGTCTGGGGCGGAATGCGCGGCAACTGCGTGACCATGTCGACGATCTGACGGTGGATGTCGTCGGACTTCTCGATGTTGATGTGGCTGACTCGCGCGTTCTCCTTCAGGTCATAGCTCGCATAGTGACCGCGATAGCCCGGCACCGCGACCACGTTGCCGCCACCGAGCACGCTGTCGGAGAGATAGATGTTGATGAAGCGCTCGACATTGAGCGGCACGTCGCCGGTCGCATGCGCGGGATCGATGGTAATGACGAGGCTGATCGGGACGTTCTCCTTGGCCGCCATCTCTGAGATGACGATCGAGCAAAGCCCGCCCATCGAATGCCCGATCAGCACGATCGGCGCCGGCGTTTCCTTGTAGCTGGAGATGGCACGATCGCCGATCCATCGGCAGATGGTGAATTCATAGACGTTGGCGGAAAAGCCGGCCTGCGTCAGCTTCTCTTCGAGCCGGTCCATGCCGGTGGAAAAGAACGGCCCCATGGCGCCACGGAACAGGTAGATTTTCGGCGGCGGCAATGGCTCAAACGGTGGGGGCGGTGGCGCGGCGGGTGCGGCCGCGGCGGGCTTCGTCTTGGCAGGTGAGGCAACGGCCGTCCCTGTGCTCAAGGCCAGCAGCGTAACGGCTGCCAGCGCGAGGAGTCGCCTCAAATCGATCATCAGTCCAGCAGTCCCACTCCGGGAGGCTGCAGCCTCCCCCAAAGGCGCTTAGTGACGGTCGATTGGGTGGAATTTGGGGCACGGAACCGGGGCTCGATCCGCGCTCATTCCAGCATCTCGACACCCAATCACTGCATGCTCTTGAGCCTGCTGCGGTGGGCAGCCTGTTTCGCGCGGTTGCCGCAGACCGCCATGATGCACCATCGCCGCGCGCGCCTGCGCGTGTGGTCGGCGAACAGCATGGTGCAGTTGTGCCCCTCGCACGCCTTGACGTTCGAAAAGTCCTCCTCGCAGACGAACTTCGCCATGGCTTCGCCAACCGGCAGCAATAGCGCCTCCGGCGATCGCCAGCGTCGCCTCATCCGCAATACCAGAGCGCCGCCATCGTCCTGCCCGGGCTCGATCCGGCTGAAGGCTTCGTCGCGCTCCAGCAGGCCGTTCAATGGACCGAGCTCGCGCAAGGCATCTGTCGTGAGCGGCCGGCCCGCATGCTTGCGCACGACCCCCCTGAACCATTCGCGCAAGGCGCGCGCCTGATCCGCGACCTTGTCCAGCTCGTCCGGCGTGGCGCGTGCCGTCAGCGCGTGCAGATCATCCGCCGGCACCAGCTTCGCCTGCGCCAGCCAGTCGATCAGGCCATCGCCGTCGTCGATCCAGTCCACGGGCGTATCGACCGGCGTCGCCACCGAGTTGAGGAAGTCGAGGCCGAGCGAGTCGGCGATGAACATGGCGGGCGGGCGGTCCATGAGCGGTCCTTGGCCGGTCGGGAGAACATGGACATAGATAACCAGTTAAGACGCCATTGACAAGTTACGATTCCTAACAGTAACCTCTTAAATAGCTCTTATTCGGTTACTCAAATGGAGAATGTCATGGCCTCGATCACGTACCGCAGCGCCGATGTCGACGCATTCAAGGTGGCCTATCGCGAGGCCGGCCTTGTCGGTGCGCCAAAACTCCTGCTGCTGCACGGATTCCCCAGCGCAGGCCACATGTTTCGTGACCTCATCCCGCTGCTTGCGGACAGGTTTCATATCGTGGCGCCCGACCTTCCCGGCTTCGGCCAATCCGACATGCCTTCGCGCGAAAGCTTCCGTTACACGTTCGACAATTTCGCACGCGTGATCGAACGCTTCACCGAAGTGATCGGCTTCGACCGGTTCGCGGTCTACGTCTTCGACTACGGCGCGCCGACTGGTTTCCGGCTTGCGCTCAGGCACCCCGAGCGGATCACGGCGATCATCTCGCAGAACGGCAACGCCTATGAGGATGGCCTTAGCGAGAACTGGACTCCGCTCAAGACCTATTGGCAGGATCCCTCGCCGGCCAATCGCGACGCGCTACGCGCGCTCCTCACGCCGGAAGCGACGCGCTGGCAGTACACACATGGCGTTTCCGATCCGATGACCGTGTCACCGGACGGCCAGAATCTCGACAATTTCTACCTTGCGCGCGCAGGCTCGGACGACGTGCAGCTCGACCTGTTCGGCGACTACAAGAGCAACGTCGCGCTCTATCCGGCCTTCCAGGAGTATTTCCGCAAGCACACGCCGCCGTTTCTCGCGGTCTGGGGCAAGAACGACCCATTCTTTATTCCGCCCGGCGCCGAAGCGTTCAAGCGCGACAATCCGAACGCCGTGGTGCAGTTCTTTGACACCGGTCATTTCGCGTTGGAGACGCATGCGACGGAGATTGCAGACAGCATTCGCGCGTTCTTGACCTAGGAGGAGCAACGGCCATGGCCCATGCGAAACGGGCTCCGGAACGATTGAGCATTTTCCTACGGTGTGTTCGCCGCTCTAAAATCCTAAACGCCTATCAGCAGACCCGGTTGATCGAGGACAGCCTCTTGAGGCTCCACAGCTAGAGCGGCAGGATCCGATTCAATAGCTCAAGCAGGGTGCGCTGCTCGGCTTCGCTGAGCGGCACGAGCATCTTCTTGTTGTACGGCTCGGTCAGGCTCGTCGCTTCGTGGATGAGCTTGGCGCCCTTCGGGGTGAGCACGAGCTCGACGGCGCGGCGATCCGCCTTGGAGCGGTTGCGCTTGATGAAGCCCGACGACTCCAGCTCATTCAGGATCTTGATCAGATTGGGCAGGCGCAGCCGCAGCAGGCTTGCGAGGCTGCTCGGCGGAACGCCGGGATTGTCGCGAATGACGACGAAGATCGCATAGGTCGCGGGGGTCACGCCCAAGGCGGCGAACACTTCGTAGAAGCCCTCGAAGAATTTCAGCTGTGCAAGCCGAAGCATGAAGCCCGGCGTGCGCTGGAGCGCCTGCAAATTCAACGATTTCTCCGGCTGCTGACCGGACTTCCCCGCGGGTTTCACGAACTCATGTCCTCGAAGCACGGCGGCCCAAGTACCCGCCGAATTGACTCTCCCGAAAATAGATATAAAATATAACTATTATTTAGCGGCACCAAGACCGCCCACGGGAGGGAGACAATGAACAGCAAATTCCTGCATAAATTGTGCATTTCGGCCTTGATGCTGGCTGCGGCAGGGCCGGGCTTCGCTCACGACGTGGTGAAGATCGGCGTCCTGAACGACCAGTCGGGGCCGTTCGCGAGCTACCAAGGCGTAGGCTCCGTCGTCGCCGCCAAGATGGCGGTGGAGGATTTTGGCGGAAAGGCCGGCGGCAAGCCGGTCGAGATCGTCGCGGCGGACCATCAGAACAAGACGGACATCGGGATCGGCATCGCGCGGCGCTGGTACGAGAACGACGGCGTGGATGCGATCTTCGACATTCCGAACTCGTCGATCGCGCTTGCCGTCGCCGGCATGAGCGCCGAGAAGAACAAGGTCTTCGTCGGATCGGGCGCCGGTACGGTGCTGCTGACCGGCGAAAAATGCACGCCGAACACCGTGCATTGGACCTACGACACTTATGCCTACGGGCGCGGCGTCGGCAAGGCGATCGTCCAGCAGGGCGGCAAGAAGTGGTTCTTCATCACCGCCGACTACGCCTTCGGTCACGATCTTGAAAAACAGGCGGCGGAGACCGTCAAAGCGTCCGGCGGCGAGGTGCTCGGCAGCGTCCGGCATCCGCTGGGAACGGCCGACTACGCCTCTTTCCTGCTCCAGGCGCAGGCGTCAGGCGCAAACGTCGTCGGCTTCGCCAACGCCGGTGACGACACCATCACGTCCATGAAGCAGGCCGCCGAGTTCGGTCTGACCAAGGACCACAAGCTGGTCGGGTTAATCCTCGGCATGAACGGCCTGCCCGCGCTCGGGCTGAAGTTTGCGCAAGGCGCGCAGATTATGAACCCGTTCTACTGGGATCTGAACGACGGCACGCGGGCTTTCGCCAAGAGCTTCGCCGAACGCATTCCGTCGAAGGCCTATCCGAACGACATGCAGGCTGGCGTCTACGCCTCGGTGATTCACTATCTCAAAGCGGTTGACAAGGTCGGCGGTGCCAAGGATGGCAAGGCAGTGGTGGCGGCGATGAAGGAGATGCCGACCGACGATCTGCTGTTCGGCAAGGGTCACATCCGCAAGGACGGCCGCAAGATCCATCCGCTCTATCTGCTTCAGGTCAAGGCGCCGGAAGAGTCGACATCGACCTGGGACCTGCTGAAGGTCGTCGCCACGATCAAGGGGGAGGACGCGTTCCGCCCCGAGAGCGAAGGCCAGTGTGCGCTGACCAAGCAATAGCGGACGGGAGCTGACCATGAGCGGCATTGCATCCAGTCCGGCCGACCCGTTTGCGCCTGATTTCCTGATGGACCCCTATCGTGCCTATGAGGCCCTGCGCGCGCTCGGGCCAGCGTTCGCGTTGGAGCGCTACGGCGTTTGGGCCATGGCAGGCTATGCCGAAGTCGAGCCGGCCCTGAAGGACTGGAAGACGTTCATCAGCGGCGAGGGTGTCGGGCTCCACGGGATGAACCCGGCCCTGCCAAAGCCGCTGACGCTCCAGATCGATCCTCCCGACCACGACAAGGGCCGCCGCGTGCTCGGCCGCACCCTGTCCCCGGGTGTCGCGCGGCGACTGCGCGAGACGTTTCAGAAGGAAGCGGAGAAGAAGGTTTCGGAGCTGATCGACAAGGGCACGTTCGATGCCGTCACCGATCTCGCCGAGGCCTACCCGATGAAGGTGTTTCCGGACGCGATTGGCATCCGGCCGGATGGCCGCGACAGGCTGCTTGCCTGGAGCACGTTCGTGTTCGACAGCTTTGGCCCGGAGAACGAGACGCTGGCAGCGTCACGACAAGCCGGCCTCGCGGCGCAGAGCTGGATCATGGAATGTTGCGCGCGAGATGCGTTGCAACCGGACGGGCTTGGCATGATGATCTACCAGGCCGCTGACGAAGGCGAGATCAGCGAGCATGAAGCGACCCATCTGGTGCGCCCGTTCCTCACCGCCGGCATCGACACCACCGTCAACGGTATCGGCAATACGCTGCTCGCACTCGCCACTCACCCGGACGAATATCGCAAGCTGCACCACAAGCCGGAGCTGGCGCGCAATGCCTTTGAGGAAGGGCTGCGTTACGATTCACCGGTGCAGACGTTCTTCCGCACCACCTCGCGCGATGTCGAGATCGGCGGCGGCGTGATCCCCGCACACCGCAAGGTGCTGCTGTTTATGGCGTCCGCCAACCGAGATCCCGCGCGCTGGGACAGACCCGATCGCTTCGACATCGAACGGCTCGCGACCGGGCATGTCGGTTTTGGCGCCGGCATCCACGCCTGTGTCGGCCAGATGATCGCACGCCTGGAAGGCGAATTGATCTTCGGAGAGCTCGCAAGGCGTGTGAAGACCATCGAGCTCACGGCAGAGCCGAGGCGCAGGCTCAATAATTCCCTGCGTGGGTTGGAGCGCATGCCGGTGCGGGTGACGGCTGCCTAGCATGATCGGTTCTGATTGAATCAGAACTCTTGCTGCGAGGGTTTTGTTGACGCGAACCGGAATTCACTTCCCTCGAAAACGCTCTAGTTCCTAGCCGGAGCCATTGCCATCGCCGCCCCGATCGCGCGGGACACTGCAACCGGAGCAGCACGCGAAGGAGATCGCGGACAGCATTCGCGCCTTCCTGACGTAACGGGGGCTGTCCGCTGCGACGTTTACGCCGCCAGGCTCCGCTGATCGCGGAATGCGCTGATCGCCATGTGGACGAGATGCAGCTTGCCCTTGACCGCCGGCGATATGTCGAAGGGATATGCGTCGCTCATCCCGAGCGAGCGGTTGAGCTCGTTGATGCTGCGAGCAAGCGGCATCCACAGGGCCAAAAGTGCCTCGAAGTCGCTCTCGAGATAGGGATCCGTCAGGGTCTGGCGGGCGCGCTCGTCCAGCGACAACGGCAAACCTGCCAGCGAGTCGAGCGTCGACACGATATGCAGGAAATGCGCGAACGTTTCCGCCCAATCCTCCCAGGGGTGGGACGTGGCGTACTCGCTGATGAAGCCGCTTCGGTCGTATGAACGATCGGCGCGGCTGTAATATGAGTTGATCGCGGCCTGATAGTCCTGCGCCTGGTCACCGAAGATCAGCTTGAACGGCGCCTGGAATGTCGTGCCGTCAACGAGCAGGTCCCAATAGAAATGACCGATCTCGTGCCGGAAATGCCCGAGCAGCGTACGGTACGGCTCCCGGAACGCCACGCGGCGAGCTTCTCGCTCGACATCGTCGGCCTCCACAAGGTTGAGCGTGATCAGGCCCGAGAGATGCCCCGTCAGGATCGGA of the Bradyrhizobium sp. WSM1417 genome contains:
- a CDS encoding cytochrome P450, with protein sequence MSGIASSPADPFAPDFLMDPYRAYEALRALGPAFALERYGVWAMAGYAEVEPALKDWKTFISGEGVGLHGMNPALPKPLTLQIDPPDHDKGRRVLGRTLSPGVARRLRETFQKEAEKKVSELIDKGTFDAVTDLAEAYPMKVFPDAIGIRPDGRDRLLAWSTFVFDSFGPENETLAASRQAGLAAQSWIMECCARDALQPDGLGMMIYQAADEGEISEHEATHLVRPFLTAGIDTTVNGIGNTLLALATHPDEYRKLHHKPELARNAFEEGLRYDSPVQTFFRTTSRDVEIGGGVIPAHRKVLLFMASANRDPARWDRPDRFDIERLATGHVGFGAGIHACVGQMIARLEGELIFGELARRVKTIELTAEPRRRLNNSLRGLERMPVRVTAA
- a CDS encoding LysR family transcriptional regulator, whose protein sequence is MELHQLRCFVAAAEQLHFGRAAQHLQMLPSALGRQIKLLEQDLDTRLFARTTRAVSLTEEGTTLLRDARAILARVEAVESNLRNRARAGAARKLRVGAIDSAAAGLLPALLRDFRAKHPDIAVQLLEDKTVRLLPKILTGALDLAFVRPPAQRDKRLEFRDLLQETAIVAFPRRHALAARKSITLSQIADEAMLVPDRRSRPHSHDLTIRLFEQAGLTPRIVQVADEKQTIINLVATRLGVAIVPRWSTRMAVSGVRFVPLRPKQIGPVGRLPLAAAWLRGSRDPARDAMLSVLETRLRSYARDA
- a CDS encoding putative zinc-binding metallopeptidase produces the protein MKFFQCPSCRHPVSFEHVACANCSTELAFDSSCIEMTKLASHQACRNREIIGCNWCVEGADWYCGSCRLTRTIPNLGSTRNIMLWRRMEEAKRRLLYDLGRLRLPLASRTGEQLAFDILSDEVSPILTGHLSGLITLNLVEADDVEREARRVAFREPYRTLLGHFRHEIGHFYWDLLVDGTTFQAPFKLIFGDQAQDYQAAINSYYSRADRSYDRSGFISEYATSHPWEDWAETFAHFLHIVSTLDSLAGLPLSLDERARQTLTDPYLESDFEALLALWMPLARSINELNRSLGMSDAYPFDISPAVKGKLHLVHMAISAFRDQRSLAA
- a CDS encoding Hsp20 family protein; translated protein: MRAYDFSPLWRSTVGFDRLFDLVETAQRAGEDNYPPYNIERIGEDRYQISLAIAGFSPNEVTVTAEQNAVTVEGNKPDRAEREYLYRGISARPFKRQFNLADYVQVHSASFENGLLKIELVREIPEAMKPRRIAINAAPSGNVHQLEGKAA
- a CDS encoding MarR family winged helix-turn-helix transcriptional regulator; protein product: MKPAGKSGQQPEKSLNLQALQRTPGFMLRLAQLKFFEGFYEVFAALGVTPATYAIFVVIRDNPGVPPSSLASLLRLRLPNLIKILNELESSGFIKRNRSKADRRAVELVLTPKGAKLIHEATSLTEPYNKKMLVPLSEAEQRTLLELLNRILPL
- a CDS encoding ABATE domain-containing protein, producing the protein MDRPPAMFIADSLGLDFLNSVATPVDTPVDWIDDGDGLIDWLAQAKLVPADDLHALTARATPDELDKVADQARALREWFRGVVRKHAGRPLTTDALRELGPLNGLLERDEAFSRIEPGQDDGGALVLRMRRRWRSPEALLLPVGEAMAKFVCEEDFSNVKACEGHNCTMLFADHTRRRARRWCIMAVCGNRAKQAAHRSRLKSMQ
- a CDS encoding tartrate dehydrogenase gives rise to the protein MRTHSIAAIPADGIGPEVISAGVHVLEALAKRSGDLAFNIKTFDWGSDYYKKHGVMMPADGLAELKKFDAIYFGAVGAPDVPDHITLWGLRLPICQGFDQYANVRPTKILPGVASPLLNVGVGDLDWVIVRENSEGEYAGMGGRAHRGLPEEVGTEVAVFTRVGVTRIMRYAFELARSRPRKFLTVVTKSNAQRHGMVMWDEIAAEVAAEFPDVTWDKMLVDAMTVRMTLHPKSLDTIVATNLHADILSDLAGALAGSLGVAPTANIDPQRRFPSMFEPIHGSAFDITGKGIANPVATFWTGAQMLEHLGEKDAAARLMAAVEKVCAAGVLTPDVGGTATTKDVTDAVIEAIQGSNV
- a CDS encoding ABC transporter substrate-binding protein; this translates as MNSKFLHKLCISALMLAAAGPGFAHDVVKIGVLNDQSGPFASYQGVGSVVAAKMAVEDFGGKAGGKPVEIVAADHQNKTDIGIGIARRWYENDGVDAIFDIPNSSIALAVAGMSAEKNKVFVGSGAGTVLLTGEKCTPNTVHWTYDTYAYGRGVGKAIVQQGGKKWFFITADYAFGHDLEKQAAETVKASGGEVLGSVRHPLGTADYASFLLQAQASGANVVGFANAGDDTITSMKQAAEFGLTKDHKLVGLILGMNGLPALGLKFAQGAQIMNPFYWDLNDGTRAFAKSFAERIPSKAYPNDMQAGVYASVIHYLKAVDKVGGAKDGKAVVAAMKEMPTDDLLFGKGHIRKDGRKIHPLYLLQVKAPEESTSTWDLLKVVATIKGEDAFRPESEGQCALTKQ
- a CDS encoding LysM peptidoglycan-binding domain-containing protein, with translation MIDLRRLLALAAVTLLALSTGTAVASPAKTKPAAAAPAAPPPPPFEPLPPPKIYLFRGAMGPFFSTGMDRLEEKLTQAGFSANVYEFTICRWIGDRAISSYKETPAPIVLIGHSMGGLCSIVISEMAAKENVPISLVITIDPAHATGDVPLNVERFINIYLSDSVLGGGNVVAVPGYRGHYASYDLKENARVSHINIEKSDDIHRQIVDMVTQLPRIPPQTQVDAVPLRYLVPANTLVELWDSGVRLPVRRGDTMESIAVANRVPLWSLAQSNSLPENATLTPGQSIVVPRHLMPPEPTAAMATPSPARR
- a CDS encoding alpha/beta fold hydrolase gives rise to the protein MASITYRSADVDAFKVAYREAGLVGAPKLLLLHGFPSAGHMFRDLIPLLADRFHIVAPDLPGFGQSDMPSRESFRYTFDNFARVIERFTEVIGFDRFAVYVFDYGAPTGFRLALRHPERITAIISQNGNAYEDGLSENWTPLKTYWQDPSPANRDALRALLTPEATRWQYTHGVSDPMTVSPDGQNLDNFYLARAGSDDVQLDLFGDYKSNVALYPAFQEYFRKHTPPFLAVWGKNDPFFIPPGAEAFKRDNPNAVVQFFDTGHFALETHATEIADSIRAFLT